One window from the genome of Malus domestica chromosome 01, GDT2T_hap1 encodes:
- the LOC103422769 gene encoding B3 domain-containing transcription factor NGA1, with amino-acid sequence MDFMQRDQKGYSDKEDQDQEQEDQEEEEDIITTSNSNYGSSPKYKGILLPPPPPHYHQQYGRQKPWLDVQNHGSPEAINFTDLSLNKDQVSDGGTDQNYWPPNSEREHMFDKVVTPSDVGKLNRLVIPKQHAERYFPLDSSSNDKGLLLNFQDRTGKPWRFRYSYWNSSQSYVMTKGWSRFVKEKKLDAGDIVSFERGVGESGKDRLYIDWRRRPPPPLPPQLHPHNHYGGGRVYSLLQRPLPSSVMSSMPLRHHEHFLHSNNNVHHPYHHQHHNYQLMNQQYLPHQLHQLQGGGDQHVIHHQYPMVIDSVPFYQHGNYKNSATSTSNSASASVASSAGKKLRLFGVNMECSSSPIEEDDHHECQILSSTAIPYQPHLPSSTSSLAFPPLEFIRLPNTSSSSTPPDHLFLSNKGKSTTSFYLDP; translated from the coding sequence ATGGACTTTATGCAAAGAGATCAAAAGGGGTATTCTGACAAAGAAGATCAAGATCAAGAACAAGAAGAtcaagaggaagaggaggataTAATCACCACAAGTAACAGCAATTATGGGTCCTCACCAAAATACAAAGGcatccttcttcctcctcctcctccgcacTACCACCAGCAGTACGGCCGGCAAAAGCCGTGGCTTGATGTTCAGAATCACGGCTCTCCGGAAGCCATCAACTTCACGGACTTATCACTAAACAAAGATCAGGTTTCTGATGGTGGTACGGACCAGAATTACTGGCCTCCTAATTCTGAAAGAGAGCACATGTTTGACAAGGTTGTGACGCCAAGCGATGTTGGGAAGCTCAACCGCCTGGTCATTCCGAAGCAGCATGCGGAGCGGTACTTCCCACTTGACTCCTCATCGAACGACAAGGGCTTGCTTTTGAATTTCCAAGACCGGACGGGAAAGCCGTGGCGGTTTAGGTACTCTTATTGGAATAGCAGCCAGAGCTATGTCATGACAAAAGGGTGGAGCCGTTTTGTGAAGGAGAAGAAGCTGGATGCCGGTGACATTGTATCATTTGAGCGAGGGGTTGGGGAATCGGGGAAGGACAGATTGTACATTGACTGGAGGCGCCGTCCTCCCCCTCCTCTTCCGCCTCAACTACATCCTCATAACCATTATGGCGGAGGCAGGGTTTACTCGCTGCTGCAGCGGCCGCTGCCTTCGTCTGTGATGTCGTCTATGCCTCTTAGACACCACGAACATTTTCTTCACTCGAACAACAATGTTCATCATCCGTACCACCACCAGCATCACAACTATCAGCTCATGAATCAACAATATTTACCGCATCAGCTTCATCAATTGCAAGGTGGGGGGGATCAACATGTGATTCATCATCAATATCCAATGGTGATAGATTCGGTGCCTTTTTATCAACATGGTAATTATAAGAACAGTGCTACTAGTACCAGTAATAGTGCTAGTGCTAGTGTTGCTTCATCAGCTGGTAAGAAGCTTAGGCTTTTTGGTGTGAACATGGAATGCTCAAGTAGTCCAATTGAAGAGGATGATCATCACGAATGTCAGATATTGTCTTCAACAGCAATACCCTATCAACCTCATCTTCCATCGTCGACATCTTCACTGGCTTTTCCTCCGCTCGAATTCATTAGGCTGCCCAATACAAGTAGTAGTAGTACTCCACCAGATCATCTTTTCCTCTCCAACAAAGGGAAATCTACAACTTCGTTTTATTTGGATCCCTAG